In Massilistercora timonensis, the following are encoded in one genomic region:
- the era gene encoding GTPase Era: MREDYRSGFVTLIGRPNVGKSTLMNYLVGQKIAITSKKPQTTRNRIQTVLTTEEGQIVFVDTPGIHKAKNKLGEYMVNVARQTLNEVDVILWLVEPTTFIGAGEQHIIERLKKVNTPVILVINKIDSVKKEEILKAIAAYKDQMEFAEIVPVSARSGENTGELLKTVMKYLPYGPQYYDEDTVTDQPERQIVAELIREKALHCLEDEIPHGIAVTIESMKRKGKVIHIEATIICERDSHKGIIIGKQGNMLKKIGSTARYEIEKMLECQVNLKLWVKVKKDWRDSEYLMKNFGYREEE; the protein is encoded by the coding sequence ATGAGAGAAGATTACAGATCCGGGTTTGTGACCCTGATCGGCCGGCCCAACGTGGGGAAATCCACCCTGATGAATTATCTGGTGGGCCAGAAGATCGCCATCACATCCAAGAAGCCCCAGACCACCAGGAACCGTATCCAGACGGTGCTGACCACCGAGGAAGGCCAGATCGTCTTCGTGGATACGCCGGGGATCCACAAGGCCAAGAACAAGCTGGGGGAATATATGGTAAATGTAGCCCGCCAGACCCTGAACGAGGTGGATGTGATCCTGTGGCTGGTGGAGCCCACCACCTTTATCGGAGCCGGGGAGCAGCATATCATTGAGCGGCTGAAGAAGGTGAATACGCCGGTGATCCTGGTGATCAACAAGATCGACAGTGTGAAGAAGGAGGAAATCCTGAAAGCCATCGCCGCCTACAAGGATCAGATGGAGTTCGCGGAGATCGTACCGGTGTCCGCAAGGAGCGGGGAGAATACCGGGGAGCTTCTTAAGACAGTGATGAAGTATCTCCCCTACGGTCCTCAGTATTACGATGAGGACACGGTGACGGACCAGCCGGAGCGGCAGATCGTGGCGGAACTGATCCGGGAGAAGGCTCTCCACTGCCTGGAGGATGAGATCCCCCACGGGATCGCGGTGACCATTGAGAGCATGAAGCGAAAAGGAAAGGTCATCCACATCGAGGCGACCATTATCTGCGAGCGGGATTCCCACAAGGGGATAATTATTGGAAAACAAGGAAATATGTTGAAAAAGATCGGGAGCACCGCCCGCTACGAGATCGAGAAGATGCTGGAGTGCCAGGTAAATCTCAAGCTTTGGGTCAAGGTGAAGAAAGACTGGAGGGACAGCGAGTATCTGATGAAAAATTTTGGATACCGGGAAGAAGAATAG
- a CDS encoding insulinase family protein: protein MSVRDLETYEVIKEEDLTGIQSKGTLLRHKKSGARVLLVENEDNNKVFSIGFRTPPADSTGVPHIMEHSVLCGSRNFPAKDPFVELVKGSLNTFLNAMTYPDKTVYPVASCNDKDFQNLMHVYMDAVLYPNIYQHEEIFRQEGWSYRLESPEGPLTYNGVVYNEMKGAFSSPESVLDRVVLNTLFPDTSYANESGGDPEVIPELTYEQFLDFHRTYYHPSNSYIYLYGDMDMEEKLRWLDKEYLSAFEKKEVDSRIAYQEPFGEMVEKRIPYSIASDESLEDNTYLSYNKVIGTSLDRELYLAFQILDYALLSAPGAPLKKALTEAGIGKDIMGSYDNGVYQPIFSVIAKNANLSQKEEFLQVIQEVLEGLVRDGIDRKALEAGINYHEFRYREADFGGYPKGLMYGLQILDSWLYDDEKPFIHVDALDVFAFLKEKLGTGYYEELIRRYLLENPHGAVVIVEPEQGRTARMDAALAEKLQEYKESLGRAEQEELVRCTKELEAYQSAPEREEDLARIPVLKREDISREIEPVINEEMNLAGVPLVFHETQTNGIGYVDLMFDLSGVREDLLPYVGILQSVLGIIDTEHYSYGELFNEINRCTGGIGTSLELYNDVTRVREKAFRATFEVKGKALYDKLPVVFSMAGEILTASKLGDEKRLREILAMAKSRLLMRFQSSGHSTAALRALSYGSPSAKLKDLTNGIDFYRTVAALEEKFEEKKEELIRILQELTRQLFRPDNLMISYTASREGLKGLEEMIRSLKESLFTDPVEEGTCVLHCEKKNEGFKTASKVQYVARTGNFIDQGAEYTGALQILKVILSYDYLWQNIRVKGGAYGCMSSFNRIGEGYLVSYRDPHLKRTMDVYEGVTEYLKNFTVSERDMTKYIIGTMSNIDHPMTPCAKGERSMNLYMNKVSPEMIREERRQILEAGQEDIRALAKVTEALLAAGQICVIGSEEKIEEEKELFETVTSF, encoded by the coding sequence ATGAGTGTGAGAGATCTTGAGACTTATGAAGTGATCAAAGAAGAAGACTTAACCGGCATTCAGTCCAAAGGAACGCTTCTGCGCCACAAAAAGAGCGGGGCCAGGGTGCTTCTGGTGGAGAATGAGGATAACAATAAAGTATTTAGCATCGGGTTCCGTACGCCCCCTGCAGACAGCACCGGCGTGCCCCACATCATGGAACATTCCGTGTTGTGTGGATCCCGGAACTTCCCGGCCAAGGATCCCTTTGTGGAGCTGGTGAAGGGCTCGCTGAATACATTTCTCAATGCCATGACTTATCCGGATAAGACGGTTTATCCGGTGGCAAGCTGCAACGACAAGGATTTCCAGAACCTGATGCACGTTTATATGGACGCGGTGCTCTATCCCAATATCTATCAGCACGAGGAGATCTTCCGCCAGGAAGGCTGGAGCTACCGGCTGGAATCCCCGGAGGGGCCGCTGACCTACAATGGGGTAGTGTACAATGAGATGAAGGGCGCCTTCTCTTCCCCGGAGAGCGTGCTGGACCGGGTGGTTCTGAACACCTTGTTCCCGGATACTTCCTATGCCAATGAGTCCGGCGGGGATCCGGAGGTGATCCCGGAACTTACCTATGAGCAGTTCCTTGATTTCCACCGGACTTATTACCATCCTTCCAACAGTTACATCTATCTCTATGGGGATATGGATATGGAGGAGAAGCTTCGGTGGCTGGATAAGGAGTATCTGAGCGCCTTTGAGAAAAAAGAGGTGGATTCCCGGATCGCATACCAGGAACCCTTCGGGGAAATGGTGGAGAAACGGATCCCATATTCTATAGCAAGCGATGAATCTTTGGAAGATAATACCTATCTTTCCTACAACAAGGTGATTGGCACCAGTCTGGACCGGGAGCTGTATCTCGCCTTCCAGATCCTGGATTACGCCCTTCTGTCCGCTCCGGGGGCGCCGCTTAAAAAAGCGCTGACGGAGGCCGGTATCGGCAAGGATATCATGGGGTCTTATGATAATGGAGTTTATCAGCCCATTTTCTCTGTGATCGCCAAGAATGCCAATCTGTCCCAGAAGGAGGAATTCCTGCAGGTGATCCAGGAAGTGCTGGAGGGACTTGTGAGGGATGGCATCGACCGCAAAGCCCTGGAGGCGGGGATCAACTATCACGAGTTCCGGTACCGGGAGGCGGATTTCGGCGGCTATCCCAAGGGACTGATGTACGGCCTGCAGATCCTGGACAGCTGGCTCTATGACGATGAGAAGCCCTTTATCCATGTGGACGCCCTGGATGTGTTCGCCTTCCTGAAGGAGAAGCTGGGAACCGGATACTACGAAGAGCTGATCCGCAGATATCTGCTGGAGAATCCCCACGGTGCGGTGGTGATCGTGGAACCAGAGCAGGGCAGGACAGCAAGAATGGACGCAGCTCTTGCGGAAAAACTTCAGGAATACAAGGAAAGCCTTGGCAGAGCGGAGCAGGAGGAGCTGGTGCGGTGCACCAAAGAACTGGAAGCCTATCAGTCCGCCCCGGAGAGGGAGGAAGATCTGGCCCGTATCCCGGTGCTTAAGCGGGAGGATATTTCCAGGGAGATCGAGCCTGTCATCAATGAAGAAATGAACCTGGCCGGCGTGCCTCTGGTCTTCCATGAGACTCAGACCAACGGGATCGGATATGTGGACCTGATGTTCGACCTGTCGGGAGTCCGGGAGGATCTGCTCCCCTATGTGGGGATCCTGCAGTCGGTCCTTGGGATCATCGACACGGAGCATTACAGCTACGGAGAACTGTTTAATGAGATCAACCGCTGCACCGGCGGCATCGGCACCAGCCTGGAACTTTACAACGATGTGACCAGGGTGCGGGAGAAGGCTTTCCGCGCCACATTTGAGGTGAAGGGCAAGGCGCTCTATGACAAGCTTCCGGTGGTGTTCTCCATGGCAGGGGAGATCCTGACAGCTTCAAAGCTTGGAGATGAGAAGAGGCTTAGAGAGATCCTGGCTATGGCCAAGTCCCGGCTTCTCATGCGGTTCCAGTCCTCCGGACATTCCACGGCCGCTCTGCGGGCGCTTTCTTATGGATCGCCTTCCGCGAAGCTTAAGGATCTGACCAACGGCATCGATTTCTACCGGACGGTGGCTGCTCTGGAGGAGAAGTTTGAAGAGAAGAAGGAAGAACTGATCCGGATCCTTCAGGAGCTGACCCGGCAGCTGTTCCGGCCGGACAACCTGATGATCAGCTACACTGCTTCCCGGGAGGGGCTTAAAGGGCTGGAAGAGATGATCCGATCCCTGAAGGAGAGCCTGTTTACAGATCCTGTGGAGGAGGGGACTTGCGTTCTTCACTGTGAGAAGAAGAATGAGGGCTTCAAGACGGCTTCCAAGGTCCAGTATGTGGCCCGCACCGGCAACTTTATCGACCAGGGAGCAGAGTATACCGGCGCCCTCCAGATCCTGAAGGTGATCTTAAGCTACGATTACCTGTGGCAGAATATCCGGGTAAAAGGCGGCGCTTACGGTTGCATGAGCAGCTTCAACCGCATTGGGGAAGGATATCTGGTCTCCTACCGGGATCCCCACCTTAAGCGGACGATGGATGTGTATGAAGGAGTGACAGAGTACCTTAAGAACTTCACCGTCAGCGAGCGGGATATGACCAAGTATATCATCGGCACCATGAGCAATATAGATCATCCCATGACGCCCTGCGCCAAAGGCGAGCGTTCCATGAACCTGTACATGAACAAAGTAAGTCCGGAGATGATCAGGGAAGAGCGCCGTCAGATCCTGGAGGCAGGTCAGGAGGATATCCGGGCTCTTGCGAAAGTGACAGAGGCGCTTCTTGCGGCAGGACAGATCTGCGTCATCGGAAGCGAGGAGAAGATCGAGGAAGAGAAAGAACTGTTTGAAACGGTGACCAGTTTCTGA
- the recO gene encoding DNA repair protein RecO, producing MNQITVTAMVLAVSPVGEYDRRVVLLTKERGKLAAFARGARRQGSALLGVTSPFSFGEFTLYEGRTSYTLMSASVSNYFEELRTDVEGAYYGFYFMDLASYYAREAADERELLKLLYQSLRALANVHIPNRLVRCIFELRTIVIEGEGPQLGECVLCGNEAKEGLFSVRKGGLVCRQCEGRAGDARPLLGSTVYAMQYIAATPLEKLYTFVVKEEVLEELEQVTGAYLEAYVGRHFKSLDILETVIGTDRRFKEDLT from the coding sequence ATGAACCAGATAACAGTGACGGCCATGGTACTGGCTGTGTCGCCCGTGGGGGAATATGACAGACGGGTGGTGCTTTTGACAAAAGAGCGGGGGAAGCTGGCCGCATTTGCCAGAGGGGCAAGGCGGCAGGGGAGCGCCCTTCTGGGGGTGACAAGCCCCTTTTCCTTCGGAGAATTCACGTTGTATGAGGGGCGGACATCCTATACCCTGATGTCGGCCTCTGTTTCCAATTATTTTGAAGAACTGCGCACCGACGTGGAGGGAGCGTACTATGGGTTTTATTTCATGGATCTTGCCAGCTACTATGCAAGAGAGGCGGCGGACGAGCGGGAGCTTCTGAAGCTTCTCTACCAGTCCCTGCGGGCCCTTGCTAACGTACATATTCCCAACCGGCTGGTACGCTGTATCTTTGAACTGCGGACCATCGTCATCGAGGGGGAAGGGCCGCAGCTGGGAGAGTGCGTCCTGTGCGGGAATGAGGCGAAAGAAGGGCTTTTCAGCGTCCGCAAAGGGGGACTGGTGTGCCGCCAGTGCGAGGGGAGGGCAGGGGATGCCAGGCCCCTTCTTGGTTCCACGGTCTATGCCATGCAGTACATTGCCGCCACGCCCCTGGAGAAGCTCTATACCTTTGTAGTCAAAGAAGAAGTGCTGGAAGAACTGGAGCAGGTGACCGGAGCCTATCTGGAGGCTTATGTGGGCAGGCATTTCAAGTCTCTTGATATCCTGGAGACAGTGATCGGGACGGACCGAAGATTTAAAGAAGATTTAACATAA